Proteins encoded in a region of the Phocoena phocoena chromosome X, mPhoPho1.1, whole genome shotgun sequence genome:
- the TASL gene encoding TLR adapter interacting with SLC15A4 on the lysosome, which yields MLSEGYLSGLAYRSDIQRSCTSYNEQVAEEKEEKTEATAAATLSYSSVDETQVRSLYVRCKSSGKFISSVHSRDSQRSRNPRITVLQTNPNPVFESPNLAAGELYRDPSRETYLVPPSCKSICKNYNDLHIAGGQVMAMNSVTTDFPSESSFEHGPLLKSSEIPLSMEDSISTQPSDFPPKPIQRYSSYWRITSIKEKSSLQMQKPISNAVLNEYLEQKVVELYKQYIMDTVLHDSSPTQILASELIMTSVDQISIQVSREKNLETSKARDIVINSLLQLVSTEVSTPEISTPSLHISQYSNVNP from the coding sequence ATGCTGTCAGAAGGGTATCTCAGTGGACTTGCTTACCGGAGCGACATCCAGCGGAGTTGTACATCTTATAACGAGCAGGTggctgaggaaaaggaagagaagacagaagCCACAGCTGCTGCTACTCTTTCCTATTCCTCCGTGGATGAAACACAAGTCCGGAGTCTCTACGTGAGATGCAAATCCTCAGGCAAGTTTATTTCTTCAGTGCATTCAAGAGACAGCCAACGCAGTAGAAATCCGAGAATCACAGTGTTGCAGACAAACCCCAATCCCGTGTTTGAAAGCCCAAACTTGGCCGCAGGTGAACTATACAGAGACCCCAGCAGAGAGACCTACTTGGTTCCACCTTCCTGCAAGAGTATCTGCAAGAATTACAATGACTTACATATTGCAGGGGGCCAAGTGATGGCCATGAATTCAGTGACAACAGACTTTCCCTCTGAGAGCAGTTTTGAACACGGCCCTTTGCTGAAATCGTCGGAGATTCCTTTGTCCATGGAGGATTCCATTTCCACTCAGCCCAGCGACTTCCCACCCAAACCTATCCAGCGGTATTCATCCTACTGGAGAATAACCAGCATCAAAGAGAAAAGCAGCCTGCAAATGCAGAAGCCTATTTCGAATGCAGTGCTGAACGAATACCTGGAGCAGAAGGTGGTGGAGTTATACAAGCAGTACATTATGGACACTGTGCTTCATGACAGTTCTCCTACCCAGATTCTGGCATCTGAACTCATCATGACAAGTGTGGACCAAATTAGTATTCAAGTCTCTAGAGAGAAGAACCTGGAGACCTCAAAAGCCAGGGATATAGTCATTAACAGCCTTTTACAATTGGTGTCAACTGAAGTCAGCACTCCTGAAATTAGCACTCCGAGTCTCCATATTTCTCAGTATAGTAACGTGAATCCATAG